TACATTACTGAATAACTCAGTAACAGCATATTTATCTCTAAGGTTTTTAAAAACAACACGTCTATTATGTGTTCCTTTTTCTGTCGTCTGATTATTCTCAGCCTTTGCCTTAGTGATTAATGGCTCAACAAACTGCTTTAAAGCTTTAGCTTTAGCAACAGTAGTGTTTATTCTTTTATGTTCGATAAGAGAACAAGCCATATTTGCAAGCATCGCAACTCTATGAGCTTTTTTCCTACCTAAGTGGTTAACTTTTTTACCGTGTCTCATTACTTTGTTCTATTTTCTTCCTTATCCGAGATTTTCTCTTCCAACAGAAGTAAAATTAATCTTTATCTAATTTATATTTTGACAAATCCATACCGAAACTTAAACCTTTATTGATTACAAGTTCTTCTAGCTCTGTCAATGATTTTTTACCGAAGTTTCTAAACTTCATTAAATCATTCTTATTAAAAGAAACTAAGTCTCCTAAAGTATCTACTTCCGCAGCTTTTAAACAATTTAGAGCACGAACCGAAAGATCCATATCTACTAATTTTGTTTTTAATAACTGACGCATGTGTAGGGACTCCTCGTCATAAGTTTCAGTTTGTGCAATTTCATCAGCTTCTAAAGTAATACGCTCATCAGAGAATAACATAAAGTGATGAATTAAAACCTTAGCACCTTCTGTTAATGCATCCTTTGGTGTAATAGATCCGTCAGATTCAATTTCGAAAACTAATTTTTCGTAATCAGTCTTTTGTTCTACACGAAAGTTTTCAATACTATATTTTACATTTTTAATAGGTGTAAAAATAGAATCAATTGCGATTGTACCAATTGGTGCTCCAGACTTTTTATTTTCTTCAGCAGGAACATATCCTCTTCCTTTTTCAATAACTAACTCCATATTGAAGTTAACTTTAGCATCCATATTACAGATTACTAAATCAGGATTCAATACTTGAAATCCAGAAATAAATTTCTGAAAGTCTCCAGCTGTAAGTTGATTTTTACCGCTTACTGAAACTGAAACAGTTTCAGAATCTACGTCCTCTATTTGTCTTTTAAAACGAACTTGCTTTAAATTAAGAATTATTTCAGTTACATCTTCTACGATTCCTGATATAACAGAGAACTCATGCTCTACTTTATCTACACGAATAGAAGTAATTGCAAAACCTTCTAAAGAAGATAGTAAAACTCTTCTTAAAGCATTTCCAACAGTCAATCCATAACCAGGTTCCAAAGGGCGGAATTCAAACTTCCCTTCGAAATCTGTCGAATCAATCATTATAACTTTATCAGGTTTTTGAAAATTAAATAATGCCATAATTGGATCAGTGTTATTTATTTAGAGTATAACTCGACGATTAATTGTTCTTTGATATTCTCTGGAATCTGAAGTCTTTCTGGAACAGCTACGAACGTACCTTCCATTTTCTCAGTATTCCAAGTCATCCATTCGTAAACGCTGCTATTAGAA
This genomic stretch from Cellulophaga algicola DSM 14237 harbors:
- the rplQ gene encoding 50S ribosomal protein L17; this encodes MRHGKKVNHLGRKKAHRVAMLANMACSLIEHKRINTTVAKAKALKQFVEPLITKAKAENNQTTEKGTHNRRVVFKNLRDKYAVTELFSNVAEKIADRPGGYTRIIKLGTRLGDNADMAMIELVDFNELYNASKTPAKKTTRRGRAKKTEAPAADASQETTQPESSEE
- a CDS encoding DNA-directed RNA polymerase subunit alpha, which gives rise to MALFNFQKPDKVIMIDSTDFEGKFEFRPLEPGYGLTVGNALRRVLLSSLEGFAITSIRVDKVEHEFSVISGIVEDVTEIILNLKQVRFKRQIEDVDSETVSVSVSGKNQLTAGDFQKFISGFQVLNPDLVICNMDAKVNFNMELVIEKGRGYVPAEENKKSGAPIGTIAIDSIFTPIKNVKYSIENFRVEQKTDYEKLVFEIESDGSITPKDALTEGAKVLIHHFMLFSDERITLEADEIAQTETYDEESLHMRQLLKTKLVDMDLSVRALNCLKAAEVDTLGDLVSFNKNDLMKFRNFGKKSLTELEELVINKGLSFGMDLSKYKLDKD